The genomic interval AATCGGGAGTCCATTGCGGGCTACTCCAGCTCAACAAGTCATGACAGACCGCCGCCATCTCCATCTGGCGGGCACCGGTAGCGGCCAGGTCATCCAAAAATCGCAATCGATCGCCACTCGGTATCTCCGGAATCAACAGGAGGGTTCCTTCGGGTTCGTGTAAAAAATCGATTTCCCATTTCTTCTCCCAGCGGTCGAGAAATCGGGAGATGCCCCTTTTCCGGTGAAGCCCGCGGGAAAAGACATCAATCAGCCGGCGGCGCTCTCCGCGGGTGGGAGCCCGAAAGCCCTCTCCACTCCAGATCACGGGGATCCACTCTTCCATCCGCACCGCCCCATAGAGGATAAGGCTTCGCACAACCCGCTGGATTCCGGTGTGATGCAGCGTGTTAGCCGTTGCGGTAGCGTCGATGTAGATCTTATCCATTCGGCCTCCCGTGTTTGCGCAGGGAATCGGCCCGGGCCCGCATCCATGCGGAGGGCTTTGAACGCAACCGCAGGAGGAAGGTCAAAGCATCCCAGGTTTTGCGACCATTGAGCTTCCAAGGACAGGTCTCATGTCGCTTTAGGTAATGCTTGGGCCAATCCTGCAGTCCCCACTTCTCGGTCTGGTCTCCCCACCGGGCCAAAAAACGACGAATGTTCCCGTCATCCCGATCCTTTCTCCCGGGGCTCGCACTGACCCAGTGCCCAATCCGACTGCCAAAAGCGACGCGATTTTCGTGCTGAGCCTCATCGAGCCGCAAGCAGAGATCGATATCCTCAAACCCATTACGGTAATCGGCATCGAAACCTCCCATGGATTCGAATAACTCTTTGCGAATGAGGCAACAGGCCGCGGTGACCGCCCGAAACGAACGCATTCCGGTCTTCGGGATCGAACGATAGTTCTGACCCCAATGTTCGGGGATTCCCCACGGCGCAAAGACAATGCCCGCATGATCGATCCTGCCGGTATGAGCATTTAATTGCACATTTCCGACCATCCCGGATCGATCGTCCAAGCAATCGATCATGGGCTCGATCCATCCCGGTCGCAGGACCAGATCGTTGTTGAGAAAGGCCAGAATTGGGGCCTTGGCCTCTGCCGCTCCCCGA from Puniceicoccus vermicola carries:
- a CDS encoding glycosyltransferase, whose product is MNSRAEAPAVSIITALYNRLDLTRTFLDELAQTLREIPYEVILVDDGSTDGTREFLRELDRPEVRVLLNEENLGFAGSNNRGAAEAKAPILAFLNNDLVLRPGWIEPMIDCLDDRSGMVGNVQLNAHTGRIDHAGIVFAPWGIPEHWGQNYRSIPKTGMRSFRAVTAACCLIRKELFESMGGFDADYRNGFEDIDLCLRLDEAQHENRVAFGSRIGHWVSASPGRKDRDDGNIRRFLARWGDQTEKWGLQDWPKHYLKRHETCPWKLNGRKTWDALTFLLRLRSKPSAWMRARADSLRKHGRPNG